The DNA window ttgtaatatttttctaCAAGTTAAGATTAGTGTGGATTGCAACAAAACAGATAAGAAATCAagatatataattataaaactaATGACATACATTACCTTGAGGACTGACATTAGACTATACCCATGGCACATACTTCCATTCATTCATTGATTCAGCTATTCAGACCATCCGGATCGGAACCCCGGCCCACACAAAGGGATTCCCGAACTTATGGGAAATTAATTGCGCTGAGTTTTCGCAGTCCGCCCACCTTGTTAACTTGGCTAAGTCGCTTGGCAGTAGCGCCATTCGCGGATCTCAGATCACAGATCACAGCCTTCGGCGGCAAATGGGAACGTGCAGAATTAATTGCCCCACTACGTGCTTGGTCATGGGAGTTGGAAGTTGTCGGCCCGACATCCTGCTTACAGCCATACGTGTGGGTcatcacacaaaaataaaagatgaAGATTTAGATCTTACACATAGCACGTCGACAGTTTAAAATAACTCACTGGTTAGGAGCTCAGCTCAGGGGCTTatcttcattttatttttggtttgaCTTAAGTACACAAATTCTTACATGTATAGACGTCTATAGCGCCTTAAAGCTTCCTGGAAGAGCCACGTGTGTATTAAATAGATGGCCAAGCACACCAAACAGCAATCGTAAAAGACAAAAAGCAGCAGGAAGCCCAGGTAAACGCAGAGAAAGAGGGTCAAAGTGCATATCATCAATTGGGCCAAGCACAGCCATTGATTCTGATAGAAAGCTGtacataaaatgtattttaataaagcCTAAACGATACAAGTCTATACTCACAGCTTAAAAAGTAGAGGACGTAGAAGACACATCCTATGGCTCCGTTGGGGAGATTTAGTTTGGTTATTTTCCCAAGACCAAAGCCTTCGCCATAACTAAGTTTTTAGGGAAAAACACCATATTTTAACACTTATatttgaaatcaaattttacCTACACTGATTTAAAGACCAGCGAGCAGCTTATGTTTTCGTTCACATCGCACATCGGCCTGTAGTTCTCATCTTCCTCCATTTTCATCTTCACGTACAGTGAGTACACGGAGATGGCCAAGCCACAGGTGCAAATCCATCGCAGACGGGATGCTGTGCTGTTCACCTGCTCCATTGTGTTGCTGTTTGTATAATGAGCTCA is part of the Drosophila biarmipes strain raj3 chromosome 2R, RU_DBia_V1.1, whole genome shotgun sequence genome and encodes:
- the LOC108036307 gene encoding vitamin K epoxide reductase complex subunit 1 isoform X2, coding for MKMEEDENYRPMCDVNENISCSLVFKSVYGEGFGLGKITKLNLPNGAIGCVFYVLYFLSSFYQNQWLCLAQLMICTLTLFLCVYLGFLLLFVFYDCCLVCLAIYLIHTWLFQEALRRYRRLYM
- the LOC108036307 gene encoding vitamin K epoxide reductase complex subunit 1 isoform X1, translated to MEQVNSTASRLRWICTCGLAISVYSLYVKMKMEEDENYRPMCDVNENISCSLVFKSVYGEGFGLGKITKLNLPNGAIGCVFYVLYFLSSFYQNQWLCLAQLMICTLTLFLCVYLGFLLLFVFYDCCLVCLAIYLIHTWLFQEALRRYRRLYM